CACCTGGCCCAGCTTGTCGGTGCGGGGGAACGCGATCTTCGCGGCCACCATCAGCTCGTCGGGGCCGAGGTACAGGCTCTTCATGTGGATGAGCGCTTCGACGTCGGGGTGGGCGTTGATCACGTCGCGGATCGTGGTGACGTCGTCGGGTCGGGCGCCCTCACCGACCAGCAGGCTTTGCGTCTCGATACCCAGGACCAGCGCGACCACGATGAGCAGGGCTCCGATCGCGAGGGTGCCGAGTGCGTCGAATAGCGGGTTGCCGGTGATGATGGTGAGCCCGACGCCGATCAGGGCGAAGACCAGGCCGAACAGCGCGGCGATGTCCTCGAGTAGAACCACCGGTAGCTCCGGCGACTTGGCGTGCCGCACGAATGAGATCCAGCTGCTCTTGCCCTTGTGCGGCAGTGACTCCTTGACCGCGGTGCGCAGCGAGAACGACTCGAGCACGATCGCGATGACCAGCACCAGCACCGGCAGCCACGGCACCTCGAGGGCGTGCGGGTGCGTGAGCTTGTCGATGCCCTCGTAGATCGAGAACATGCCGCCGACGCTGAACAGCACGATCGACACCACGAACGCCCACAGGTAGCGCTCGCGGCCGTAGCCGAACGGGTGCTCCGCATCGGCCTCTTTCTGGGCCCGCTTGCCGCCTAGTAGCAGCAGCAGCTGGTTGCCGGCGTCGGCGACCGAGTGCACGCTCTCGGCCAGCATCGAGCTCGAACCGGAGAACGCCCAGGCGATGAACTTGGTGATCGCGATG
This Salinibacterium sp. ZJ450 DNA region includes the following protein-coding sequences:
- a CDS encoding cation diffusion facilitator family transporter, giving the protein MSASGGTKAVIAALLANTGIAITKFIAWAFSGSSSMLAESVHSVADAGNQLLLLLGGKRAQKEADAEHPFGYGRERYLWAFVVSIVLFSVGGMFSIYEGIDKLTHPHALEVPWLPVLVLVIAIVLESFSLRTAVKESLPHKGKSSWISFVRHAKSPELPVVLLEDIAALFGLVFALIGVGLTIITGNPLFDALGTLAIGALLIVVALVLGIETQSLLVGEGARPDDVTTIRDVINAHPDVEALIHMKSLYLGPDELMVAAKIAFPRTDKLGQVAAAIDEVEKSIRQAVPVARVIYIEPDVYRGNPNEHPSTDAIVIRAVD